The Haematobia irritans isolate KBUSLIRL chromosome 1, ASM5000362v1, whole genome shotgun sequence DNA segment aaattttattatgaaccgaataaaatttgaacaacattctctctagaaataaaattttgacaaaattttctatagaaataaaattttgacaaaattttctatataaataaaattttggtaggttatttttggctctagtggcaaccatgattatgaaccgatatggaccaatttttgtgtgattggaccaattttggtatggttgttagcgaccatatactaacaccacgttcctaatttgaacctgatcgaatgaatttagcttctccaagaggctccggaggtcaaatctggagaacgttttatatgggggctatatataattattgaccgatatggaccaattctggcacggatgttaaagatcatatactaataccatgttcaaaattacaaccggattgggtgaaatttgcttctcttggagacttcgcaagccaaatctgtggatcggcttatatgggggctatataattatgaaccgatgtggaccaatttttgcatggttattagagaccatataacaatatcatgtaccaaatttcaggcggatcggatgaaatttgcctctctttgaggctccgcaacccaaatctggggatcggtttatatgggcgctatatataattatggaccgatgtggaccaatttttgcatggttgttagagaccatataccaacatcatgtaccaaatttcagccggatcggatgcaatttgcttctctttgaggcttcgcaagccaaatctggagatcggtttatatgggggctatatataattatggaccgatgtggacaaattttttcatggttgttagagaccatataccaacatcatgtaccaaatttcaaccggatcggatgaaatatgcttctgttagaggctccacaagccaaatctgagggtccctttatatgggggctatacgtaaaagtggaccgatatggcccattttcaataccatccgacctacatcgataacaactacttgtgccaagtttcaagtcgatagcttgtttcgttcggaagttagcgtgatttcaacagacggacggacggacggacatgcttagatcgactcagaatttcaccaagacccagaatatatatactttatggggtcttagagcaatatttcaatgtgttacaaacggaatgacaaagttaatatacccccatcctatgatggagggtataaaaacgttttcggtacacgttttccaaacgttttttatacccaccaccatagaatggtgacgggggtataataagtttgtcattccgtttgtacacATCgagatatcgatttccgactatataaagtatatatttttgatcagggagaaattctaagacgatataacgatgtccgtccttctgtctgttgtaatcacgttacagtcttcaataatgaagcaatcgtgctgaaattttgcacaaactcgtcttttgtctgtaggcaggtcaagttcgaagatgggctatatcggtccaggttttgatatagtccccatataatccgacctcccgatttggggtcttgggcttatagaaatcgaagtttttatccaatttgcctgaaatttgaaatctagaggtagtataggaccacaaacacatgtgccaaaaattgtgagtatcggtccatattttggtataggccacatatagaccgatctcccgattttacttcttgggcttatagaaaccgcagattttattcaatttacctgaaattggaaatctagaggtattgtaggaccacaaatacgtgtgccaaaaattgtgagtatcggtccatgttttggtatggtccccatataaaacgacctcccgatttggggtcttgggcttatagaaaccgtagtttttatccaatttgtctgaaattggaactctagaggtattttaggactataaagaggtgtgccgaaaatggtgagtatcggtccatattttggtatagcccccatatagaccgacttcccgattttacttcttgggcttctagaatccgaagttttttttcctatttgcctgaaattggaaatctagaggtattttcgagtcttaaagaggtgtgccgaaaacggtgaatatcggtccatattttagtatagcccccataagaacgatctcccgatttaactccttgggtttctagaaaccgtagtttttatctgatttgcctcaaattgtaaatattctggtattttaggctcacaaaaacgtgtatcggattaagtttttatcggtccatttggtaatgcctccatatagaccgacttcacttcttgagggtgtagaaggcgcactgatcatgaaaattgtttgaaactcaatgtaaaatttccagattttacttctacagatttaagatttcaaatcaagacgttattttataattttcttgcacacttacaagagatgttaatgattcctctaaaactcaaacaaaaatggttcttataaatccagaatctgatatagtcctcataggtgaaatctttaaatttatcttcgggaagtgtcctcaagtcctcaacctcctgaaatttcaaaggaaaccctaatatttggttcatggtggtgggtatttaagattcggcccggccgaacttagtgctgtatatacttgtttttgctttGCGTGTACGAAATAGAAACATTTAGCAAATTccatttgtatatatttaaacTACTCACCTTGAGTATTAGAACTCATattaatacatatatttttttataaaaatatttatttaaaaacaagtaaggaaagtctaaagttgggcggggccgactatattataccctgcaccactttgtagatctaaattttcgataccatatcacatccgtcaaatgtgttgggggctatatgttatataaaggtttgtaccaaataaatacatttaaatattactcaatctggacagaatttgatagacttctaaaaaatctatagactctacATTTAagacggctaatgcactagggtagtaaaaaatatgggaaacaattttaaggaaacttcgcaaaagtttatttatgatttatcgctcgatatatatgtattagaattttaggaaaattagaatcatttttacaacttttcgactaagcagtggcgattttacaaggaaaatgttgatattttgaccatttttgtcgaaatcagaaaaacatatctaaatctgaaccgatttcaactaaatttggcacgcatagctacaatgctaattctactccctgtagaaaatttcaactaaatcggagcaaaaaattggcctctatggtcatatgagtgtaaatcgggcgaacgatatatatgggggctatatctaaatctgaaccgatttcagtaaaatttggcacgcatagctacaatgctaattctactccctgtgcaaaatttcaacccaattggggtaaaactctggcttctgggaccgtattagtccatatcgggcgaaagatatatatgggagctatatctaaatctgaaccgatttcaataaaatttggcacatttgactatagtactaattgttcttcttgtgcaaaattttaagcaaattagggtaaaactctggcttctggggccatataagtccatatcgggcgaaatatatatatgggagctatatctaaatctgaaccgatttcttcgaacatcaatagggttctattctgagcttgtgccaaatttgaaatcgatttgactaaaactgcgacctagactttgattacaaaaatgtgttcacggacagacggacatggctatatcaactcaggagcccacactgagtatttttgccaaagacaccaagtGTCTATCTCgtgtccttctgggtgttgcaaacatatgcactaacttataataccctgttccacagtgtggcgcagggtataaacagtttttaaatttacaaaaattgcgCTGATTTACTCTTGTTACCAcctattaaaagttttgtcaacataatCGGCTGTTTGTGCATAAACAGGGTTGCCAACagtaacaatttattttgatattttactATCAATATGTTGGTTAGTAAACCCCATCtaggaaatattaaaaatttaaagttgaaaatttaacattttgtcGCTAAAATCGCGATTTCAGGCATAGTGCAATGGTACGAGATACAAAAGGTTTATacatatttaaatgatagagagCTGTAACGATTGggattttccagccaaatataaagcaatcatagtatcacgcttgaattctatCTCTAATAACTTTATTTAGTATATGGGCGGTATACTAAATTTGTCATTCGTATATCCCACattaaccgatcccagatttgtcccCTTGAGCCTTAGTAAATGCCTtttgataaacaaaaaatttgccaatatcGGTCGCTAATCGCATTTTATTTGTCttataacaaaaaatcaaaacactcTCGTACTTCAATCCATTTTCATTTCGAACTTTTCATTAAAGCGAAATCTGTTTTGTCAAATCGTTGGTTTTTACGTTTTAGGAGTAAGCCAAAGTTGAATTTTGGCGATTTCGAATATTTGAACATGAAATTGTAATGCATGATACATATGATGCTCCTTAAAAATGTAGTTATATTCCTTCTAGGTACATGTACTCCTCCATATCTGAAAGATTATAAGATTGTACCTTGTCAGCACTGCAATCAATAGCAACGCAGTTAATCCGCTATGATTTTGAGAAACTCAATCCAAACGTTGAAATGATAATCGCCTACTAGTTATCCAAATATAATGTCTGCGATATATATAGACTGCGACTGATAGACTAAATCTTTTATTAGACATTGGCAACATGTAAATGAATCCCATTGAACTTAATCTGGGAAGATATCACCAATAAACTTGCCTAGGAAATTCCCACGAAATGCCACCTCCACCAACTGAGACATTTTGTTTAACgcaatttgtaaataaaatttgcttgctATTGTTTCATGCCCTAAGATGGCCAATCAAATAGATCGCATCTCAAACAGCTGCTAGCCAAGTTATTGGCAAAATATAATCAAATATTCCATTTCAAAGGTATGCAaattttgtgcttttttttttgatttggtcGCGGAATAAAAATCGTAAAACACTAACAAAGAAATTCcataattattaaaattgtaactgGATCAATATCAAGGATAAATTATGAATCTTTTGCATTGCATATTTGCCATTTCATATAAATAGCGGAGGGCAGGGCGTTGGAAGACCAGAAATCAACTTAAGTTCAAATCTTAACATTGTACTCTCCGTCCACTACAAAGAAAATGCGTGCCTTTATTGTAAGTTTTTTGGGGCTGGAAGAAAGACATCTTAAATTATCTTTATTTGTCTCTGGTTATTCCTAGGTACTTTGCTGTCTGGCCACAGCTTATGGAGCTAGCCTAAGCGGTTATGACTATGAAAGACAAGGCGCTGCAGGTTTCGGAGCTGATCAAGGTTTCAATGGTGCTGGAGTTGGAGCTTTTGGTGGTAGCCCAGCTGCTGGTGTTGGAAATTTCGGTAGCAGTCCAGCTGCTGGTTTCGGTGGCGGTGTTGGTGTTGGTAGCTTTGGTGGTCAATCTGAATTCACCAAGGAGTTCTATTCATTCACCGCTCCAGAAGGTGCTTTCGATGATAACACCGGTGCCGATCAGTTGGCCAATAACGTGAAACGTGGTTTACGTGTAGTTTTCATTAAGGGTCCCGAAAACACAGGTCTCGAAAATGCCGCCCTTCAATTGGCCAAATCTGCTGCTGGTCAACGTACTGCCATCTATGTCCTTAACAAACAGGCTGATGTTGGCGATTTGGCCAACAAATTGAACAGTCTCAACCAGAATGGTGCCAACAAGCCCGAAGTTCACTTTGTCAAATACCGTACACAAGCCGATGCTGAAAATGCCCAACGTGTCATTCAATCGCAATACGATGCCTTGGGTGGCAAGACCAATAGTTTTAATGGTGGTGTTGCTCCAGTTTTGGATTTCGCCTCCAAGGGTGCCGTCGGCGGTGGTGTAGGAAGCGGTAGTCCCTTCCAAGTGAACGAACCATCAGGTTCCTATTTGCCACCAAACAAACGTGTCTGAGTTTGTTATCGATAGAGACCTTTTAGTTAGAAGAATTTTAAATGTTCCATGGATCTGAGTTTTAGGGTCCATTGGTCATTGTTGATTAGTTTTAAGgaattagcaatttttttttataaaataaaccaaaacatatattagtttttataccaaaccaaattgttttaaaaataaaattttgtagcatATCTTGGGGCGTAGATTGACATGGCGATAGGGATGCCAGTATTAGAAAATGTGAATTCTATGAATAACTGGAATTATTAATGTCGGCAAAAACTATATTGCAcatagtaaaaattgttttggttttgttatttattcaattttagatAATAGCTAACAGCAATAGGAGATAAACTCAATTAGGTTAGTTTGCCACACCAGTCTAGAGTTTAATGAGCGTAGGTATCCATATACGAACAaatgaaatttgatttataCTCTGCATCACTTTGTGGAACAGGGCATTGTAAATTAGTTCATATGTTTACAAAACTCAGATGGAGGCGATACATGGTGAcaatggcaataatgctcagggctgGTCACTCAATCgacctagccatgtccgtctgtctttgaacacatttttgtaatcaaaggctACGTAGAAATTGTAtcgcaatcgacttcaaattcggCACAAGTATGTTTTTGGCTCAAATTTCCTCTAAAAACAATTGGGTTACATAATTGTTTTTagaggaaatcggtccagattcccatatatatttttcgctcaATATGTTTTCTTTCGCCCGACTTAgacgatttacatgaaattttgcaaagacagtagaattggcattataTCTATACATACTAAGGTTAGTTGAAATcgttttagatttagatatagctctcatatatataattCCACAATTATACTAGgatttatgttaaattttgatCTAGATAATTTAGATTTAGATGAAATAAAGAATTGGATAACACCCTCAACTTTCCCTGAGAAAGAAAAATCTGGGAACTTTTCGTCAAGTTTCAAAATGTAAGGCGAAGAAAAGGTCCTCTCTCCATTCAATTATGTAAAAATCAGGTACactatattgatttcataaccccCCCCCCCTACGCCCTTTGTAAATCTGAAGTAAGTATGAGAATTTTAGGGTTTTTAATATACTCATAAAGTTGGGGAAAGTCCCcgaacaaatattgaaaaatgatgCAATGAATATTTATTTGTAGACGCCACCCAACCttgcctgaaaatttcaagcaaatcagtgaATATAAGCCCAATTTGCATAAGCCCTCTTCTCGtccaaatatggcaaaatcaGTTTTcccatactattttgacaacctCCTCACACGTCCTCTtttatttcaagtaaatcgtagAACTATAATTTTTTCACTGTATGTACTTAATGCAAAATTCGGGCACAGGGGAGTTCTTCCATCCCCGACCAACTTATAAAaagtcaggtaccccatataaatttcataacctcccaGTTTTTTTAATGTTCTTTAAAAAGAGTAAGACAAAggagaggtccccctccccgaccaaatataaaaaatcaggtaccccatataaaCTTCATAACTTCCCagtttttttactgtactttaaaaaagtcagacaaagggaggtccccctcccccaccaaatattggaaaataagTGCTCCCGTCAACCTTCCTTGAAAATGTTAAGCACATCGGATAATTatcgtccaattttcaaaaattccggcAAGGGGGAGGTTACCCTCCCCActcaaatattaacaaaaaacagATAACTTATTTTAAGTTCATAACCTCGCTTCACctactctgtaaatttcaagtaaatgcgAGAACAGCAATTTTTTAACTGTATCCCTTCCCCTCcaaatattaacaagtatatacggccgtaagttcttatgtaccctccaccatggattgcgtagtaacttctactaaagactgtcatccacaatcgaattgctcgggttgcggtaacacttgccgatggcaaggtatcttaaaacttcctaacaccgtcttctaaattgtatgttagtccatacgtgataaatattaaactaaaaaaggccgattaaatacgtatataattatatagaaataaaattttgacaaaattttcgataaaaataaaattttgactaaattttcgatagaaataaaattttgacaaaattttctatagaaataaaattttgacaaaattttctatagaaataaaattttgacaaaattttctatagaaataaaatttgacaacattttctataaaaacaagtatatacagcagtaagttcggccgggccgatcttaaatacccacctccatgaatcaaatataatagtttactttgaaaactctacctatgaagaccagattctacctatgaagactagatcagattctggatttatgagaaccaacttTGTttgatatcgtgtatatgatgaaataacgccttgatttgaaatcttaaatctgtagatttttttcaccattatttaaatgaatacgttgAGTGAAATCTGGACATTCTACTTTcattttcaagcaattttcatgataagtgcgcCTGTAAtagcctgaaagaagtgttttcttttctgaggaacgaaatttcagccaagcatagttttcttttgacaaaaattttagagacaatcgttaaatcgcttatcaaaaatttgtattagtttgttctaaacgaaaatactttatacgaaagggaaatttcgtttgtctaaaatttcaattcggaggaaaatattgtttctttgggtgtaccctcaagaagttaaatcggtctatatcgatgccttaccaaacggaccggtaaaaataaatacagGTTTTTGAGGGTTCCAGTATAtttatcggataaaaactaaggcttctagaagcccaaggagttaaatctggagatcggtctatgtggaggctatagtaAAACAtaggtcgacacacaccatttTCGTCCGACCTATTCcaggattccagaagtcctagaaataaattcgggagttaggtctatatgggggctataccaaaacatggaccaatactcaccacctcttaatgttcttcaaatacctctagagttccactttcagacgaatttagtgaaaactacgaattctaggggctataccaaaacttggaccgatacggaccattttcgacacacctctttatggttctaaaagacgtctagatttctaatttccggcaaattggataaaaactacggattctagaagccccaggaataaagtcgggagataggtctatatgggggctataccaaaacatgaactgataggcaccatttgcgtcacacctatttgtgatcttaaaatacctctagattttcaatttccaacaactcggctagaaaatatagtctctagacgcccaagaaataaaatgggaagataggtctatatgggggttataccaaaaaatggaccgatacacctcaatttcggcacacctatttgtggttccaaaatacctctagacttccaatttcaggcaaatcgggtaataaatacagtttatagaagcccaagaataaaaatcgggagatcggtctatatggcgctatactaaaacatggaccgatgggcaccattttcgacacacctctttatggttctaaaatacgtctagatttccaatttcaagcaaatcggatacagtttatagacgcccaagaagcaaaatcgggagatcggtctatataggggctataccaaaacatggaccgatacggaccattttcgacagacctctttatgttcccaaaatacctctagatttcaaatttcaggcaaatcggatagtaaatacagtttctagaagcccaagaagctgtaccaaaacatagaccgatgggcacaattttcggcacacctttttatggtcctcaagtacctctagattttcattttcaggcaaattggataaaaactacgggttttataagcccaagaccccaaaacgggaaatcggtttatatggggactatatcaaaactaggaccgatatagcccatcttcgaacttgacctgcctgcaaacaaaaaacgaatctgtgccaaattttaggacgttagcgtcattattgaaggctgtagcgtgattacaacagacagacggacatgcttatatcgtcctagaatttctccctgatcaagaatatatatgctttatatcgtcggaaatcgatattgtgTTACAcagggaatgacaaacttattatacccccatcaccattctatggttgtgggtataaaaaaattttgacaaaattttctatataaataaaattttgacaaaattttctatagaaataatcggatctgatcggctatatataactatagcccgatatggaccacttctggcatggttgttagcggccatatactagcgcaatataccaaatttcaaccgaatcggatgaattttgctccttcaaaagCTTCGGGAGGTctaatttggggatcggcttatatgggggctatatacaattatggaccgatatggaccaattttcgcatggttgttagagaccatatactaacaccacgtaccaaattttaaccgaatcggatgaattttgctcctccaagaggttccggagatcaaatttggggatcggtttatatgggggctatatataattatggaccgatatggaccaatttttgcatggttgttagagaccatatacttacaccacgtgccacagttcaactggatcggataaatttttctcctccaaggggctccagaggtcaaatctggggatcggtatatatgggggctttacgtaaaagtggtccaatatggccgatttgtaataccatccgatttacatcaataacaactacttgtgccaagtttcacggaagttagcgtgatttcaacagacggacggacgggtggacatgcttagatcgactcagaatttcaccacaaccgagaatatgtatatactttatggggtcttagagcaatatttcaatgtgttacaaacggaatgacaaagttaatataccccgatcttatggtggagggtataaaaaataaagtagaGGATTAGATGCCATCTTCCCTGAACATTGCAATCAAATCCGAAAACTTTGGTCTAAATTTCCCAGGATCCATGGTTagaatgtccgccttgcatacaaagggtcgtgggttcaatccttacttccaccgaacaccaaaaagttttttagcggtcCCCTGTCagtaatgttgatgacatttctgagtgtttcaaggcttcactgcaatgtgaaacgccattcggattcggctataaaaggggGACTCTTATcagtgagctaaacatggagtcCGGCAGCACCCAGTGATGAGATtgctatcacaatagactgaatagcttaagtgagccttaaatatcgggatgccactatacctaacctaacctaccctatcCCCGTAGAAGCAAGACATTGCTCCTGGGCTATGCTGACTTTTCGAAAATTGTGTTAAGTCACGGATTAGGCAAAAGACGAATCGTTTTTCGTCGCAGCATACGTATGTTTGCTAGAAAGATAGGCAAATTATGGGATAGCAATGGACAATACTTCGATTGATCACTACAACTagaaaaaagtggaaaaattattaaaaaattaaaatttactaacatattttactaattgcaacatgacagaaataagtttttttaatttttgttaaattgaagaaagtttattacaaataataaatttatatattttatttaagaaaatgtcatatttcgcaggaaaaacttggagttgaaAGTTGCTCAAATATATTTAGTgctatatgaagttcaagacagaaacaatttaggaaaatttaattatttgagAAACATATGAAGGCAATTAAGGTAAACTTCTccaattttaccaaattatgaaatattttcaaatttagtacaattgtgtactctatttgtataaaaaattctttctcGTTGTTAGTTAACGTCATTAAAataagcaaaaaaattaaataattttttttttcacatttaacTAAATTCAAGTAATTGTCATGAACTAGAATAAGTTTAAATCGAATAGAATAATATTAAATTCCGAAAAAACATACCCTCAGAAAAACGtcatctaaattttttatagttttattaaaaaatttagatgACTTTTTTCTGAGGGTATGTTTTTTTCGGAATTTAAAAAACGCCTCATTTATAAATTGCGCTGCCAATAAtatccaatttatttttcaatatacgtACATGGATATTTTTAACTCTTTTTTCCTAGCATAACGCACATTTCAGAATAACCTCCACAACTTTAGGCGAAATCAATTAGTGCGTTTTTAATTTACTTCAATCGTAGTGAATACTTCCTAAATACTGGAGTACAAATGACCTATCATAATCATGTCATTTTGGTCAATATGCCCATAAAAATTAACCGATAACAATGGCCCAGCACCATTAttgaaaagtacaaaaaagaagATTTATAAGTTTTCATTAAACAAATATGCCAAGCAGCTAACAAAGACACAGCTCGTTACTAATGATGGATGTTCCAATTGTATGTTGAACGTCTGTAGTTAACTGTTGCAGAGTTGAGTGTTGAAAATGGTTATTAAGCGCGTGTCCATAACAATGGACATGGGGATTGGTGGCCGTAACACAACATAGACCACTCATCAATATGTAGATgaatatgaaatgaaatgaccCATTCGACCCATTCGAAAGCGGTAAAATAGCAGATATCAACACTTAAGCAGTTATGAAGTAGAGATTCATGACGAATTGTTAAGATTGTATAGCAGCACTTCTAAAGTTTGCTATACATCACTGGGTTAGTAGTGTTCAATGATGATCACGATGTTGGGAACGTCAGCCAGGCGTACTCTGTCTGTCCATATGATCTTGTAGACCTTTTTCATATCAAGTGAACTCAGCTGGATATCTTCAATTGATTGAATGAGCCATTTTAGTCAAAAGTCAGCAAGTCAATATTTGGCTTCTTGGGGTTATTGACGATGCCAGGGTCATGTGGCAATTTTGCCTTTTATTGACAGTTGAGAGTGGCAAATAAATTGGTAACAAAagggaatttttaataaaagtgcGATTGAAGACGAATTTATTGAACCCTTTAATTTGCATGTTTGTCGTAGGAGTTATCATTGCGTTTGCCTTACTTTGAATTATAAGTATGCGATTTTACGTCTTAATTAGTGTCCAAATCAGAATCCTTTCCACAGTTTCCTAGTAGGCTCTTACACAACCCCCGTTTTTacccacacgcaaaaaataatttcccatttgcttttcgctgtatggaatattatttggaag contains these protein-coding regions:
- the LOC142232195 gene encoding uncharacterized protein LOC142232195; the protein is MRAFIVLCCLATAYGASLSGYDYERQGAAGFGADQGFNGAGVGAFGGSPAAGVGNFGSSPAAGFGGGVGVGSFGGQSEFTKEFYSFTAPEGAFDDNTGADQLANNVKRGLRVVFIKGPENTGLENAALQLAKSAAGQRTAIYVLNKQADVGDLANKLNSLNQNGANKPEVHFVKYRTQADAENAQRVIQSQYDALGGKTNSFNGGVAPVLDFASKGAVGGGVGSGSPFQVNEPSGSYLPPNKRV